In Mustela lutreola isolate mMusLut2 chromosome 1, mMusLut2.pri, whole genome shotgun sequence, one genomic interval encodes:
- the LOC131822584 gene encoding olfactory receptor 4P4-like: MKSQRNISEFILLGLSYDQNMQIFCFVLFLFCYVALLAGNLLILASIQCNSLLHQPMYYFLSHLSFIDICYTSTVTPKLITDLLVEKKTISYGNCMLQVLTMHFFGGTEIFILTAMAFDRYAAICKPLHYVIIMNRTRCHLLVLAAWAGGAIHALPLFSTAIGLPFCGPNEIDHYFCDIFPLLKVACTDTYITGVLVIAFSGMVALVTFIVLFVSYGIILFTLRNLSAEGRRKALSTCWSHVTVVILFFGPVIFIYLRPPTTFPEDKIFALFYTIIAPMFNPLIYTLRNSEMKKAMRKFWCPSLFSKEAQS; encoded by the coding sequence ATGAAAAGCCAAAGGAACATATCCGAATTCATACTTCTAGGACTTTCGTATGACCAGAACATGCAAATATTTTGCTTTGTGCTCTTCTTATTCTGTTATGTTGCCCTGTTGGCAGGAAATCTTCTGATCCTTGCCTCTATTCAATGCAATTCTCTTTTGCACCAACCCATGTACTACTTCCTCAGCCACTTATCCTTCATAGACATTTGCTACACCTCAACGGTTACACCCAAGTTAATTACTGACCtgttagtggaaaaaaaaaccatctcCTATGGTAATTGCATGTTACAGGTCTTAACAATGCATTTCTTTGGCGGTACTGAAATCTTCATTCTTACTGCCATGGCCTTTGATCGCTATGCTGCCATCTGCAAACCCCTCCACTATGTGATTATCATGAACAGGACAAGATGCCACCTCCTAGTCTTGGCTGCATGGGCTGGTGGTGCCATCCATGCCTTACCTCTGTTTTCTACTGCAATTGGTTTGCCCTTCTGTGGTCCGAATGAAATCGATCActatttctgtgatatttttcCTTTGCTAAAGGTGGCCTGCACTGATACCTACATCACTGGTGTCCTTGTGATTGCCTTTTCAGGTATGGTTGCCTTAGTAACCTTTATTGTCTTATTTGTTTCTTATGGGATAATATTGTTCACTTTAAGAAATCTCTCAGCTGAGGGAAGACGCAAAGCCCTCTCCACCTGTTGGTCTCATGTCACTGTGGTCATCTTATTTTTTGGGCCTGTAATCTTTATCTACCTTAGGCCACCTACTACTTTTCCTGAGGACAAAATATTTGCTCTATTTTACACCATCATCGCTCCTATGTTCAATCCCTTAATCTATACTCTGAGaaattcagagatgaaaaaagCCATGAGAAAGTTTTGGTGCCCATCATTATTTTCAAAGGAAGCACAGAGTTAA